In a single window of the Streptomyces sp. HUAS ZL42 genome:
- a CDS encoding RHS repeat-associated core domain-containing protein — protein sequence MFDRLPHARRRRAARIAVPVTAAALLVGLLPAQALALPPDPVKEEIGRETVKLEELERETPVPGQVFNRHLESLRAEVPKDLLTAPTGATTPPSGTGSVAFGSTTTTASVTTTASATTTASATTTASATKTSSARTAAVAAGSAGVEQAAMSPAGALPVSLGQAADQPAPTGTWQVTIPERTTSTAQGVDGAVVVVEAPATGAVPISVRLDYSKFKSLYGADWASRLRFVQFPDCYLTNPDDEACQTYEELETANDTASTSLTATVDPAADGTVTPASAPSSSAGNSGVIQAAYRKRAPTLVAAAGSSTAVVGAVDSGNSGGGTFKATPLASDGKWEAGGSSGAFAWSYPLTMPAAPAGPAPQISFEYNSQTVDGRTAVSSPQASWIGEGWSYDPGHIERRYRSCQDDRKTLKAGTPNNTAKKDKTPDLCWVSYNAVMSLGGRTTELVRDAASGSDPEKDTEVYRPQQDDGTRIEHRVGGSNGDNNGEYWVVTTTDGTQHYFGLHGVGGGHADTDSVSTVPVFGNHPGEPCHAESFADSRCGAGKRQAWRWGLDKVVDVNGNTLIVNWTQETNYYAVRKKFKSPEQYDRYAYPVSIEYGMRPDSMTKPSATVDFGVKQRCLKSDTVCTKDNFAKTDDPGAYRPWWDTPGNLNCKSTSKLCPAFPSFWTQMRLDTVTTKAARAGQAGLNPVDKYTLRQSFPEDWYDTSPGLWLNSITRTGYAPGDTTGVLQSKDGISFAPYTVGSDSPLRARLKDRQLPNLVLTGTNDQRPGFTRPRIGTVSTEYGGDIEVQYKGGCATEPAEDKGKSNGTCYPVRWSPDGDEKTPAKAWFNKYVVDSVTEIDKVTSHGVPVVTKYAYSGAAWARSDDEFARPALRTYSDWRGYRQVKATTGAKSVSEQGDPQSQSFSLTRYFQGNGGEVKDSTGTYTLLADDAPQYAGMVAEAIDYRDSDGEVLKRTLNYPWSKQTASRARENEDGTTADPLLAHRAGIKRTDEIQTQDPGWRAVRTLTTVDDTYGLPTQVETAVVKPNGSGETLSDQSCTVTKYLHNTTAWLIGRVKEQRTTGTSCANYDNADPATQLREAAQYTYDNLAHGATPTKGMVTSVAETDGTGSAYSVVTATTYDSLGRVRTVTQPGAGTTETQYTPAEGGPVTGTKTIDALEHATTTTFDPGRGLPLTVTDPNGRVTRNEYDALGRLVKGWSASRSDGKSPDTVIDYQPAVATSSENRPTAVTVRNLEDDGSYSTEVTLYDGLRRIVQTQTEAHGPGRIVVDTTYNDHGLVDKKTGAYLAKGEPGTTLFAPRSQTLVPSWTKYRYDGMERVVRASIYHGGDYKYATYTTYSLGSTYVNPVGSTAPRTRTYYDALGRVTSIKHYSQDGSGSTTGRTTTYDYDARGNRTRVSDPAGNVWSYTYDARGRVTSATDPDTGTTDTWYDAADRPNRTKNARQQEIFTEYDLLGRMKNTRLGSATATPVKEYTYDQAPGGIGRLTSSKRHTDGGDYVNRVTGYDADYHVTGREVTIPANSLTTGLAGTYAYSYSYTPTGKQQSVTLPAVGGLAREKVVTRYTQDGLPESTSGLTWYTAEATYSPYGEVLRTVSGSQPYRVWTTNFVDPHTGRLQRTVADRETAGPHRITDSYYSYDTAGTITSNARKLSEAAGDTWDTQCFTYDVMGELVHAWTSKTTPDGNGTGCKAANGTTWGHRTDYAPSSGPVADAPDQSTDTSGPDTALASSLSAAAPDTSTVSTGATAYRQDFTFDWIGNRATLTEHDTADATKNVTYTYGYGKTVPASGTTPSYKAQPHTMTWINSSPSGKGSSYTYDATGNATVRDLSNTTQDLVWTAENKLDSITDDGSKTTYVYDADGNRLLENSPSGSTLYLGETELTTNSTGTITRASRAYAQSGAPTVVRTTSNGATTGHKLNALLADHLGTANTTVELSGTQPVTRRAFKPYGEVRGAKPAAWPNRRGYLGTGIDDAATGLTHLGAREYDQNSGRFLSADPIFEAADPLQMNGYAYSHNSPVSHSDPSGLLDLVKAEAEQAKRQKEARDRAVREHIKEKYTKAHDTVIMMYMAWLRLTQPRGGGKVTVDLQQTKGFRDSENYVRNVGKKKTGWADLVYWTDDTVYIWDVKNFGGPAEKGGDKEVKDYIKAFKAKLAGDEKTKNLKVKAGFKMMPLKGPNLFKPDEWVDAFPSAKSDGVIAYKTKSTKRDTDRKPPPPVRAPVNVEEPWYRKFANGAKDWWHENVGNHDWSKSPFDFGGSGSEAPLIPPLSGPLIAY from the coding sequence GTGTTCGATCGACTTCCGCATGCCCGCAGGCGTCGTGCAGCGCGCATCGCCGTGCCGGTCACGGCCGCTGCGCTGCTGGTCGGACTGCTGCCTGCGCAGGCACTCGCGCTGCCCCCCGATCCGGTGAAGGAGGAGATCGGGCGCGAGACGGTGAAGCTGGAGGAACTCGAGCGCGAGACGCCGGTTCCCGGCCAGGTGTTCAACCGGCACCTGGAATCGCTGCGGGCCGAGGTTCCCAAGGACCTGCTCACGGCACCGACCGGTGCGACGACCCCGCCCTCGGGGACGGGCTCGGTCGCCTTCGGCTCCACCACGACGACAGCCTCCGTCACGACGACAGCCTCGGCCACGACGACAGCCTCGGCCACGACGACAGCCTCGGCCACGAAGACGTCCTCGGCCCGAACCGCCGCCGTGGCCGCCGGATCGGCAGGGGTCGAACAGGCCGCTATGAGCCCCGCCGGCGCCCTGCCCGTGAGCCTCGGCCAAGCCGCCGACCAGCCGGCTCCGACCGGTACCTGGCAGGTCACCATCCCCGAGCGCACCACCTCGACGGCCCAGGGCGTGGACGGCGCCGTCGTGGTCGTGGAGGCACCCGCCACCGGGGCGGTGCCGATCTCCGTCAGGCTGGACTACTCGAAGTTCAAGAGCCTCTACGGCGCCGACTGGGCCTCCCGCCTGCGTTTCGTGCAGTTTCCGGACTGCTACCTCACCAACCCTGACGACGAGGCCTGCCAGACGTACGAGGAACTCGAGACGGCCAACGACACGGCGTCGACGTCCCTGACCGCCACGGTCGACCCCGCGGCCGACGGCACCGTGACGCCGGCGTCGGCGCCGTCCTCGTCCGCCGGGAACTCCGGTGTGATCCAGGCGGCTTACCGCAAGCGGGCCCCGACTCTGGTCGCGGCCGCGGGCAGCAGTACCGCAGTCGTCGGCGCGGTCGACTCGGGCAACAGCGGCGGCGGCACCTTCAAGGCCACGCCGCTCGCCTCGGACGGCAAGTGGGAGGCCGGCGGCTCCTCCGGCGCGTTCGCCTGGTCGTACCCGCTGACCATGCCGGCGGCTCCGGCGGGGCCCGCGCCGCAGATCTCGTTCGAGTACAACTCCCAAACCGTGGACGGCCGTACGGCCGTGTCGTCACCGCAGGCATCCTGGATCGGCGAGGGATGGTCCTACGACCCCGGTCACATCGAGCGCCGATACCGAAGCTGCCAGGACGACCGCAAGACCCTCAAGGCCGGTACCCCCAACAACACCGCCAAGAAGGACAAGACACCCGACCTGTGCTGGGTGTCGTACAACGCGGTGATGTCGCTGGGCGGCAGGACCACCGAGCTGGTCCGTGACGCCGCCTCCGGCAGCGACCCCGAGAAGGACACCGAGGTCTACCGCCCCCAGCAGGACGACGGGACCCGTATCGAGCACCGGGTCGGCGGAAGCAACGGTGACAACAACGGCGAGTACTGGGTCGTCACCACCACGGACGGCACTCAGCACTACTTCGGCCTGCACGGCGTCGGCGGCGGGCACGCCGACACCGACTCTGTCTCCACCGTGCCGGTGTTCGGCAACCATCCCGGCGAGCCCTGCCATGCCGAATCGTTCGCCGACTCGCGCTGCGGCGCCGGCAAGCGGCAGGCCTGGCGCTGGGGTCTGGACAAGGTTGTCGACGTCAACGGCAACACACTGATCGTCAACTGGACGCAGGAGACGAACTACTACGCCGTCCGCAAGAAGTTCAAGTCCCCCGAGCAGTACGACCGTTACGCCTACCCGGTCTCCATCGAGTACGGCATGCGCCCGGACAGCATGACCAAGCCGTCCGCGACCGTCGACTTCGGCGTCAAGCAGCGCTGCCTGAAGTCGGACACGGTGTGCACCAAGGACAACTTCGCCAAGACCGACGACCCCGGTGCCTACCGCCCCTGGTGGGACACCCCGGGCAACCTCAACTGCAAGTCCACCTCCAAGCTGTGCCCGGCCTTCCCGTCGTTCTGGACGCAGATGCGCCTGGACACGGTCACGACGAAGGCCGCCCGAGCGGGGCAGGCCGGTCTGAACCCGGTCGACAAGTACACGCTGCGGCAGTCCTTCCCGGAGGACTGGTACGACACCTCTCCCGGGCTGTGGCTGAACTCCATCACTCGCACGGGCTACGCGCCCGGTGATACCACGGGCGTCCTGCAGTCCAAGGACGGCATCAGCTTCGCGCCGTACACGGTCGGCTCAGACTCACCGCTGCGCGCCCGGCTGAAGGACCGCCAGCTGCCCAACCTGGTGCTGACCGGGACGAACGACCAGCGCCCCGGCTTCACCCGGCCCCGCATCGGCACCGTCTCCACCGAGTACGGCGGTGACATCGAGGTCCAGTACAAGGGCGGCTGCGCGACCGAGCCCGCGGAGGACAAGGGCAAGAGCAACGGGACCTGCTACCCCGTCCGCTGGTCACCCGACGGGGACGAGAAGACCCCGGCGAAGGCATGGTTCAACAAGTACGTCGTCGACTCCGTCACCGAGATCGACAAGGTCACCTCGCACGGCGTGCCGGTCGTCACGAAGTACGCCTACTCCGGTGCGGCATGGGCCAGGAGCGACGACGAGTTCGCCCGCCCGGCCCTGCGCACATACAGCGACTGGCGCGGATACCGGCAGGTCAAGGCGACCACGGGTGCCAAGTCCGTGTCCGAACAGGGGGATCCGCAGAGCCAGTCCTTCTCCCTGACCCGCTACTTCCAGGGCAACGGCGGCGAGGTGAAGGACTCCACCGGTACGTACACGCTCCTCGCGGACGACGCCCCGCAGTACGCCGGCATGGTCGCCGAGGCCATCGACTACCGCGACTCCGACGGCGAGGTCCTCAAGCGCACCCTGAACTACCCCTGGTCGAAGCAGACCGCGTCCCGCGCCCGTGAGAACGAGGACGGCACCACCGCGGACCCGCTGCTCGCCCACCGCGCCGGCATCAAGCGGACGGACGAGATCCAGACCCAGGACCCGGGCTGGCGGGCCGTACGCACCCTCACCACGGTCGACGACACCTACGGCCTGCCCACGCAGGTCGAGACCGCCGTCGTCAAGCCCAACGGCAGCGGTGAGACCCTCTCCGACCAGTCGTGCACCGTGACGAAGTACCTGCACAACACGACGGCCTGGCTGATCGGCAGGGTCAAGGAACAGCGCACCACCGGCACGTCCTGCGCCAACTACGACAACGCCGATCCGGCGACCCAGCTCAGAGAGGCGGCGCAGTACACGTACGACAACCTCGCCCACGGTGCGACGCCGACGAAGGGCATGGTCACCTCCGTCGCCGAGACCGACGGCACGGGCAGCGCGTACTCCGTCGTCACCGCCACGACGTACGACTCCCTCGGCCGCGTCCGGACGGTCACGCAGCCGGGTGCCGGCACCACGGAGACGCAGTACACCCCGGCGGAGGGCGGTCCGGTCACCGGGACCAAGACCATCGACGCCCTCGAACACGCCACCACGACCACTTTCGACCCGGGGCGCGGCCTCCCGCTGACGGTCACCGACCCCAACGGGCGGGTGACGCGCAACGAGTACGACGCCCTGGGCCGCCTCGTGAAGGGCTGGTCCGCGTCACGCTCGGACGGCAAGTCGCCGGACACGGTGATCGACTACCAGCCGGCGGTCGCCACGAGCAGCGAGAACCGGCCCACCGCGGTGACCGTCAGGAACCTTGAGGACGACGGCTCCTACAGCACCGAGGTGACCCTTTACGACGGCCTGAGGCGCATCGTTCAGACGCAGACCGAGGCGCACGGACCCGGCCGCATCGTCGTGGACACCACGTACAACGACCACGGCCTGGTCGACAAGAAGACCGGCGCGTACCTCGCGAAGGGCGAGCCGGGCACGACCCTCTTCGCCCCCAGGTCGCAGACGCTGGTGCCCAGCTGGACCAAGTACCGCTACGACGGCATGGAGCGCGTGGTCCGCGCGTCGATCTACCACGGCGGCGACTACAAGTACGCGACCTATACCACGTACAGCCTCGGCAGCACGTACGTGAACCCGGTGGGCTCGACGGCGCCGCGGACGCGCACGTACTACGACGCCCTGGGCCGGGTCACGTCCATCAAGCACTACTCCCAGGACGGCTCCGGCTCGACGACCGGCCGTACGACGACGTACGACTACGACGCCCGCGGCAACCGCACCAGGGTCTCCGACCCTGCGGGCAACGTCTGGTCCTACACCTACGACGCCCGCGGCCGGGTGACGTCCGCCACCGACCCGGACACCGGGACGACCGACACCTGGTACGACGCAGCCGACCGTCCCAACCGCACCAAGAACGCCCGTCAACAGGAGATCTTCACCGAGTACGACCTGCTCGGGCGCATGAAGAACACGCGCCTCGGCTCCGCCACCGCGACGCCCGTCAAGGAGTACACCTACGACCAGGCGCCGGGAGGAATCGGCCGGCTGACGTCGTCCAAGCGGCACACGGACGGCGGCGACTACGTCAACCGCGTCACCGGTTACGACGCCGACTACCACGTGACCGGCCGTGAGGTGACCATCCCGGCCAACTCGCTGACCACCGGTCTGGCCGGCACGTACGCCTACTCGTACAGCTACACCCCAACGGGCAAGCAGCAGTCCGTCACGTTGCCGGCCGTGGGCGGTCTGGCGCGGGAGAAGGTCGTCACGCGCTACACCCAGGACGGCCTGCCGGAGTCCACCTCCGGCCTGACCTGGTACACGGCGGAGGCCACCTACTCCCCGTACGGTGAGGTGCTGCGCACGGTCTCCGGCTCCCAGCCCTACCGCGTGTGGACGACCAACTTCGTCGACCCGCACACGGGCAGGCTGCAGCGCACGGTCGCGGACCGCGAGACCGCGGGCCCGCACCGCATCACCGACAGCTATTACTCCTACGACACGGCCGGGACGATCACCTCCAACGCCCGCAAGCTGAGTGAGGCGGCGGGCGACACCTGGGACACCCAGTGCTTCACGTACGACGTGATGGGCGAACTGGTGCACGCCTGGACGTCGAAGACCACGCCGGACGGCAACGGGACCGGCTGCAAGGCCGCCAACGGCACCACGTGGGGTCATCGCACCGACTACGCGCCCTCGTCCGGTCCGGTGGCCGACGCCCCGGACCAGTCGACGGACACGTCCGGCCCGGACACCGCGCTGGCCTCGTCGCTGTCCGCGGCGGCCCCCGACACCAGCACGGTCTCCACCGGTGCCACGGCCTACCGGCAGGACTTCACCTTCGACTGGATCGGCAACCGCGCGACGCTGACCGAGCACGACACGGCCGACGCGACGAAGAACGTCACGTACACCTACGGCTACGGCAAGACCGTCCCCGCCAGCGGCACGACCCCGTCGTACAAGGCCCAGCCGCACACGATGACGTGGATCAACTCCTCGCCGTCCGGCAAGGGGAGCTCCTACACGTACGACGCGACGGGCAACGCCACGGTCCGGGACCTCTCCAACACCACCCAGGACCTGGTCTGGACGGCCGAGAACAAGCTCGACTCGATCACCGACGACGGCAGCAAGACCACCTACGTCTACGACGCCGACGGCAACCGCCTCCTGGAGAACTCGCCCTCCGGCTCCACCCTGTACCTGGGCGAGACGGAACTGACGACCAATTCGACCGGCACCATCACCCGGGCGTCCCGCGCCTACGCCCAGTCGGGCGCACCCACCGTGGTCCGCACCACGAGCAACGGTGCGACGACGGGCCACAAGCTGAACGCCCTGCTCGCCGATCACCTCGGCACCGCGAACACGACGGTCGAACTGTCCGGCACCCAGCCGGTCACTCGCCGCGCCTTCAAGCCCTACGGCGAGGTCCGCGGAGCCAAGCCCGCGGCCTGGCCCAACCGGCGCGGCTACCTGGGCACCGGCATCGACGACGCGGCCACCGGTCTCACCCACCTCGGCGCCCGCGAGTACGACCAGAACTCGGGTCGCTTCCTCTCCGCCGATCCGATCTTCGAGGCGGCCGACCCGCTCCAGATGAACGGGTACGCGTACAGCCACAACAGCCCGGTGTCGCACAGCGACCCGAGCGGGCTGCTCGACCTGGTCAAGGCGGAGGCCGAGCAGGCAAAGCGGCAGAAAGAGGCGCGGGACAGGGCCGTGCGCGAGCACATCAAGGAGAAGTACACCAAGGCCCACGACACCGTGATCATGATGTACATGGCGTGGCTGCGGCTCACCCAGCCGAGGGGCGGCGGAAAGGTCACGGTCGACCTCCAGCAGACGAAGGGCTTCCGGGACTCCGAGAACTATGTCCGCAACGTGGGCAAGAAGAAGACCGGATGGGCGGATCTCGTCTACTGGACGGATGACACCGTGTACATCTGGGACGTGAAGAATTTCGGCGGTCCCGCCGAGAAGGGCGGCGACAAGGAGGTCAAGGACTACATCAAGGCATTCAAGGCGAAGTTGGCCGGCGATGAGAAGACCAAGAATCTCAAGGTCAAGGCCGGCTTCAAGATGATGCCGCTCAAGGGGCCGAACCTGTTCAAGCCGGACGAATGGGTCGATGCATTTCCGTCGGCGAAGAGCGACGGCGTGATCGCGTACAAGACCAAGAGCACGAAGCGCGACACTGATCGGAAACCCCCGCCGCCTGTCCGCGCGCCGGTGAACGTGGAAGAACCCTGGTACAGGAAGTTCGCGAACGGAGCCAAGGACTGGTGGCACGAGAACGTGGGGAATCACGACTGGTCGAAGAGTCCCTTCGACTTCGGGGGGAGCGGTTCGGAAGCTCCCTTGATTCCCCCGCTTTCCGGCCCTCTGATAGCCTACTGA
- a CDS encoding DNRLRE domain-containing protein, whose amino-acid sequence MTRNWGRAPGRRAGAALLAAAIAATGIVYVGFELDGDGPHDAAGRSRRAQPVAESAALSQAARTGKNVEVTAARTAASTTWARPDGLMMKQLHSSPIRARVGGEWKKIDPNLRRTKEGWEPRATNTRMVFSAGSDGRGEQRSSRSTVRRVSLVKTAAADTGTPLATLYVGGGDHAIQLTWPGAVPTPIVDGNRILYPEIFPGGDLVLTADDDGFGQVIVVKNRQAAADPHVQQIAYGLHSADLTFRLDPLSGMVSALDAYGDEVAVSPTPLMWDNSGAPAVTDGAVGATAQPASSESPDPTDSPTEQVSDTPSPSEEAVESDEQSNTDVEALPSASDGPEPTVSESPLPTAPAEPSPTPSQTGSSATLSLPSLDGPSPDSRGDLVEADLSAGQWTLTPDQDFLNDPATTYPVFIDPSVKKHTQNWTTAYNRHPNATFYNGKGFNKGGTHEARVGFESDTWGTSRSYFNITFDKDLKGTKITSAKLRMLETYSWSCQDRSMSVHLTGEIDSHTNWKNAPRLHDGNKLATKSFAHGYKSGCRDAFETFDVKKGAQKTADKGEDMITFGLRARDENAQYAWKKFQANGDHAPVLELVYNRKPSIVSNSLDLGPDGKCTTTKPYVRMGSGDLTFTAKATDKDKNLDYFDFDLWQTGQWDTTGDLLKSTGKVSAGGDTDTALRTTPKFSTSGLKSGATYSWRVRAVDDAGSTSSWYPKTPCRFVLDTTAPRPPRVSSTDFPNADGSENGFGNDAEDANWSTIKFGTAGSFTVRALNTDVVRYEYGFNSPTYTGSLGRTSGTATSVSATISGAKPPTAGPNVLYVRAVDGAGNVSEPTKYFFYVTPRDQADSPGDFTGDKLPDMMVVTEGGNLALYPSQATTDLTKGSGDLDYSMPGAYRANPDKDPNGDDLPPFVTAPNGHFKGALITHNGDVYGGDGLQDLVVRVEGRLWVYPGDGYGAVNIDRRQEILLPTGAPSPSVLTQIVAAGDITGDGRTDFLATAKNTAGTDDELWAFTGYHGATVDQAIRLSASAWKDRDLVTVLDVSGDGVADIVYRTDVSARLLLRKGIAASSGGTDLNSLASGANSSGGADTEYGSAGWSSTSIPLLMGTPDANGDGVPDVWTVRSDGSVRFYAGGKTVLPGSGTEIVAPASYWQKRVAIG is encoded by the coding sequence ATGACGCGCAACTGGGGCCGTGCGCCCGGCCGTCGGGCCGGGGCGGCGCTGCTGGCCGCCGCGATCGCCGCGACCGGGATCGTCTACGTCGGATTCGAGCTGGACGGGGACGGGCCGCACGACGCGGCCGGCCGGAGCCGGCGCGCGCAGCCGGTGGCCGAGTCCGCCGCGCTCTCGCAGGCCGCGCGGACCGGCAAGAACGTCGAGGTCACCGCCGCGCGCACAGCCGCCTCGACCACCTGGGCCCGACCCGACGGCCTGATGATGAAGCAGCTGCACTCCTCCCCGATCCGGGCCAGGGTTGGCGGCGAATGGAAGAAGATCGATCCGAACCTGCGCCGCACCAAGGAAGGTTGGGAGCCGCGGGCCACGAATACCCGGATGGTCTTCTCCGCCGGGTCCGACGGGCGCGGCGAACAGCGCTCCTCCCGCTCGACCGTGCGCCGCGTCTCCCTGGTGAAGACCGCCGCCGCGGACACCGGAACCCCCCTGGCCACGCTGTACGTCGGCGGCGGCGACCATGCGATCCAGCTGACCTGGCCGGGTGCCGTACCGACTCCGATCGTCGACGGCAACCGGATCCTGTACCCGGAGATCTTCCCGGGCGGCGACCTGGTGCTGACGGCGGACGACGACGGCTTCGGCCAGGTCATCGTCGTCAAGAACCGGCAGGCCGCAGCCGACCCCCATGTCCAGCAGATCGCCTACGGACTGCATTCGGCCGACCTCACCTTCCGCCTGGATCCACTGTCGGGCATGGTCAGCGCCCTGGATGCCTACGGCGACGAGGTCGCCGTCTCCCCCACCCCGCTGATGTGGGACAACAGCGGCGCTCCCGCCGTCACCGACGGCGCCGTGGGGGCGACCGCCCAGCCGGCCTCATCGGAGTCCCCGGACCCGACGGACTCCCCGACCGAGCAGGTCTCGGACACCCCGAGTCCCTCCGAGGAGGCGGTCGAGTCCGACGAGCAGAGCAACACCGACGTCGAGGCGCTGCCGTCGGCCAGTGACGGCCCCGAGCCGACCGTCTCCGAGTCCCCGCTGCCGACCGCACCGGCGGAGCCGTCCCCCACCCCCTCGCAGACCGGCTCCTCCGCCACCCTGAGCCTGCCCTCCCTGGACGGGCCGTCGCCCGACTCGCGCGGTGACCTGGTGGAGGCGGACCTGTCCGCGGGCCAGTGGACGCTCACGCCGGACCAGGACTTCCTGAACGACCCGGCCACGACGTACCCCGTCTTCATCGATCCCTCGGTGAAGAAGCACACCCAGAACTGGACCACCGCCTACAACCGGCACCCCAACGCCACGTTCTACAACGGCAAGGGCTTCAACAAGGGCGGCACCCACGAGGCCCGCGTCGGCTTCGAGTCCGACACCTGGGGTACCTCACGGTCGTACTTCAACATCACCTTCGACAAGGACCTCAAGGGAACCAAGATCACCAGCGCCAAGCTGCGGATGCTGGAGACCTACTCCTGGTCGTGCCAGGACCGCTCGATGAGCGTGCACCTCACCGGCGAGATCGACTCCCACACCAACTGGAAGAACGCGCCCAGGCTGCACGACGGCAACAAGCTGGCCACCAAGAGCTTCGCCCACGGCTACAAGTCGGGCTGCCGCGACGCCTTCGAGACCTTCGACGTCAAGAAGGGCGCGCAGAAGACCGCCGACAAGGGCGAGGACATGATCACCTTCGGCCTGCGCGCCCGGGACGAGAACGCGCAGTACGCGTGGAAGAAGTTCCAGGCCAACGGCGACCACGCACCCGTGCTCGAACTCGTCTACAACCGCAAGCCGTCGATCGTCTCCAACTCGCTCGACCTCGGCCCTGACGGCAAGTGCACCACGACCAAGCCGTACGTCCGGATGGGCTCCGGTGACCTGACCTTCACCGCCAAGGCCACCGACAAGGACAAGAACCTCGACTACTTCGACTTCGACCTGTGGCAGACCGGCCAGTGGGACACCACCGGTGACCTGCTGAAGTCGACCGGCAAGGTCTCCGCGGGCGGCGACACCGACACCGCGCTGCGCACCACGCCGAAGTTCTCCACCAGCGGCCTCAAGAGCGGCGCCACGTACTCCTGGCGGGTGCGGGCGGTCGACGACGCCGGCTCCACCTCCAGCTGGTATCCGAAGACGCCCTGCCGCTTCGTCCTCGACACGACCGCGCCCCGCCCGCCCAGGGTCAGCTCCACCGACTTCCCGAACGCGGACGGCAGCGAGAACGGCTTCGGCAACGACGCCGAGGACGCGAACTGGTCCACCATCAAGTTCGGTACGGCCGGCTCCTTCACGGTGCGCGCCCTGAACACCGACGTGGTGCGCTACGAGTACGGCTTCAACTCGCCCACGTACACCGGCAGCCTCGGCCGCACCAGCGGAACGGCCACCTCCGTCAGCGCCACGATCAGCGGCGCCAAGCCGCCGACCGCGGGCCCCAACGTGCTCTACGTCCGTGCCGTCGACGGCGCCGGCAACGTCTCCGAGCCGACGAAGTACTTCTTCTACGTCACCCCGCGCGACCAGGCCGACTCCCCCGGCGACTTCACCGGCGACAAGCTGCCGGACATGATGGTGGTGACCGAGGGCGGGAACCTCGCCCTCTACCCCTCGCAGGCCACGACCGACCTCACCAAGGGCTCCGGCGACCTGGACTACTCGATGCCCGGCGCCTACCGGGCCAACCCCGACAAGGACCCCAACGGCGACGACCTGCCCCCGTTCGTCACCGCGCCCAACGGCCACTTCAAGGGCGCGCTGATCACCCACAACGGCGACGTCTACGGCGGCGACGGCCTCCAGGACCTGGTCGTCCGCGTCGAGGGCAGACTCTGGGTCTACCCCGGCGACGGCTACGGGGCCGTCAACATCGACCGCCGCCAGGAGATCCTGCTGCCGACGGGTGCCCCGAGTCCGTCCGTCCTCACCCAGATCGTCGCCGCGGGCGACATCACCGGTGACGGCCGCACCGACTTCCTCGCGACCGCGAAGAACACCGCCGGAACCGATGACGAGTTGTGGGCCTTCACCGGCTACCACGGCGCAACCGTCGACCAGGCGATCCGGCTGTCCGCGTCCGCCTGGAAGGACCGCGACCTGGTGACCGTCCTGGACGTCAGCGGCGACGGCGTCGCCGACATCGTCTACCGCACCGACGTGTCCGCACGGCTGTTGCTGCGCAAGGGCATCGCCGCGAGCTCCGGCGGAACCGACCTGAACTCCCTGGCCTCCGGCGCGAACTCCTCGGGCGGCGCGGACACGGAGTACGGCTCGGCCGGCTGGTCCAGCACCAGCATCCCGCTGCTGATGGGCACACCCGACGCCAACGGGGACGGCGTCCCCGACGTGTGGACCGTACGGTCCGACGGATCCGTACGGTTCTACGCAGGCGGCAAGACGGTCCTGCCCGGCTCCGGCACAGAGATCGTGGCGCCGGCGAGCTACTGGCAGAAGCGCGTCGCCATCGGCTGA
- a CDS encoding zinc-binding dehydrogenase: protein MRISEQRSLPASAGGRHPRSRPGHRRRRGRGGPCRGVGARAAGDRPQPRLHGIPGGGDLVGAVRTLYPEGVDAVLDTATLGQAVIGAIAGSGTFVTTRPDALPEAERGIRVRLTQVGADGSVLTTLSGMAASGELALRVAETYPLEEAAKAHTRLAAGGLRGRIVLTIE, encoded by the coding sequence ATGCGGATCTCGGAGCAACGGAGTCTTCCCGCCTCCGCCGGAGGGCGGCACCCACGGTCTCGGCCGGGACATCGCCGGCGTCGTGGACGCGGTGGGCCCTGCCGTGGTGTGGGAGCCCGGGCAGCCGGTGATCGCCCTCAGCCGCGCCTTCACGGGATACCCGGCGGCGGGGACCTGGTCGGGGCCGTCCGCACGCTGTATCCCGAGGGGGTGGACGCCGTTCTGGACACGGCCACGCTCGGGCAGGCCGTCATCGGGGCGATCGCGGGCAGCGGCACCTTCGTGACCACCCGGCCCGACGCCCTGCCCGAGGCCGAGCGCGGCATCCGGGTACGGCTGACGCAGGTCGGCGCGGACGGCTCCGTGCTGACGACCCTGTCCGGCATGGCCGCCTCCGGAGAGCTGGCACTGCGCGTGGCCGAGACCTATCCGCTGGAGGAGGCCGCGAAGGCGCACACACGCCTGGCAGCCGGCGGGCTCCGCGGCCGCATCGTCCTCACCATCGAATGA